AATGTTTCCCTATTGGGGAAAATTTTATTTATATCACGAATTGCCACCAAAATTAACTATTAAAGTTTGGAAAAATAAAGAAGAATTTGTTGAAGGGAAAGCAAGAATTAGAGATGTTTTTCATTACACGAGCATGTTAAATTCCAATATTAAATTTGATAAAATGATAGTCGCCAATACTGGCTTTTCTGCCCATATTAAAAAAGAATTAGGGAGACTTGATGTAGAATTGCTATGTGCAGAAAGCAGACAAATGGACATTTATGGATAATACGAATATATTATTTCGGGCTTATTTGGGTTGATGTTCTGAATGAAATATAATTATGTTAAATTTCTTTACATTGCTATTGACAAAAAATTTTACATTGGCTAAAATAAAAGTAGTTAACAAAGGAATAAAACTATGCTTTCAAAATTCATCCGACAAATGCGCAAAAAGCACAATCTGACGCAGGAGTATCTAGCGTCAAAGATTGGCATTTCACGACCGACGTATGTTCAAATAGAACAAGGCGAGCGGGAATTAACTATTTCAGAAGCAGGAAAACTAGCTTCCATTTTTGACATTTCGTTTGAGAATTTTCTTGCTGGCAACGCTCCGGAATGCAAGGTGGTGTTTGAAGAAAGACCAAAGCAAAAATTATCCGGTGATCTTCAAATTCGTGTGACTAGTAAAAATCTTGATAAATTCAAACAAGTTCTTTTGTATGTACTGGGAGAAGTTGGTGGCAAGCCGAATGTTGGTGAAACAGTGCTTCATAAATTACTTTACTTTATTGATTTTGATTATTACGAAAAATTTGAAGAAAATTTGATGGGTGCAACCTACATTAAAAATCATCACGGACCCACTTCCGTGGAATTAAAGGATATTTTTGTGGATATGCAGAAAAAGGGAGAAATTGAAGCGGTAAAGAGTCAGTATTTTAAGTATGAACAAAAAAAGTATTTACCGCTAAAACGACCTAATTTAGATAAATTTTCCGCTCGCGAGATAGAGCATATTAACGAAGTGTTGGCTCGTCTTGCCGATAAAAACGCCAAAGAAATAGAAAATTATTCGCACGAAGATATTCCTTGGAAAACAGCCGAGGAAGGGCAGCAGCTTTCTTATGAAAGCGTGTTTTATCGCGACGAACGCTATTCTGTAAGAAACTATTACGATGAGATTTAATGAAACGCTGGAATTCACCAAGG
This DNA window, taken from bacterium, encodes the following:
- a CDS encoding DUF4065 domain-containing protein — translated: MLSKFIRQMRKKHNLTQEYLASKIGISRPTYVQIEQGERELTISEAGKLASIFDISFENFLAGNAPECKVVFEERPKQKLSGDLQIRVTSKNLDKFKQVLLYVLGEVGGKPNVGETVLHKLLYFIDFDYYEKFEENLMGATYIKNHHGPTSVELKDIFVDMQKKGEIEAVKSQYFKYEQKKYLPLKRPNLDKFSAREIEHINEVLARLADKNAKEIENYSHEDIPWKTAEEGQQLSYESVFYRDERYSVRNYYDEI